A window of Methanolobus sediminis contains these coding sequences:
- the cofH gene encoding 5-amino-6-(D-ribitylamino)uracil--L-tyrosine 4-hydroxyphenyl transferase CofH encodes MDPIIPEDIIERAYQGKTTKEDALFLLEVPPFKLFELADRLRQETVGETVTYVVNRNINFTNRCIGNCGFCAFCDNTGYILDIQDILEKVRDAESQGATEVCIQGGLLPNVDINFYTDIIKEVKAEFPHIHTHAFSPMEVYHAAKQTGITVGEALTMLKEAGLDTMPGTAAEILSDRVRDIICPGKLKTDEWVDVITQAHQTGINTTATIMYGHVETIEERIDHIMLIREIQKKTGGFLEFVPLTFMPYNNRIGEEMIRQGRYATPGMQDLQLYALARIILNTHIRNIQASWVKLGKKLAQVALFCGVNDLGGTLMEERISASAGSTNGQFMSAQELEWFITSSGRQPLQRNTTYKPILSNDSEQMKFKIA; translated from the coding sequence ATGGACCCTATTATTCCGGAAGATATCATAGAACGAGCCTACCAGGGCAAGACCACAAAGGAAGATGCGCTTTTTCTATTAGAAGTGCCACCGTTCAAGCTGTTTGAACTTGCGGACAGGTTGCGCCAGGAAACAGTAGGTGAGACAGTGACCTACGTGGTAAACCGCAACATCAATTTCACTAACCGCTGCATTGGAAACTGTGGATTCTGTGCGTTCTGTGATAACACCGGCTATATTCTGGACATTCAGGATATACTTGAAAAGGTAAGGGATGCGGAGAGTCAGGGAGCAACTGAAGTATGTATCCAGGGAGGACTACTTCCAAATGTGGATATCAATTTCTATACAGACATAATCAAAGAAGTCAAGGCAGAGTTCCCACATATCCACACACATGCATTCTCACCTATGGAAGTATATCATGCTGCAAAACAGACAGGTATCACCGTTGGTGAAGCTCTTACGATGCTCAAGGAAGCGGGACTTGATACCATGCCAGGTACTGCTGCGGAAATACTGTCCGACAGAGTAAGGGACATAATTTGCCCTGGCAAGCTCAAGACGGATGAATGGGTTGATGTTATCACACAGGCACATCAGACCGGCATTAACACTACCGCAACGATCATGTACGGACATGTAGAGACTATTGAGGAGCGTATTGACCACATAATGCTTATCAGAGAGATACAGAAGAAGACCGGAGGTTTTCTGGAGTTTGTACCACTGACATTCATGCCTTACAATAACAGGATAGGAGAGGAGATGATCAGGCAGGGAAGATATGCAACTCCCGGAATGCAGGACCTCCAATTATATGCGCTTGCACGTATTATCCTTAATACCCACATTAGAAACATTCAGGCAAGTTGGGTCAAGCTGGGAAAGAAGCTGGCACAGGTCGCTCTTTTCTGTGGTGTTAATGACCTTGGTGGAACCCTTATGGAAGAGAGGATTTCAGCATCTGCAGGTTCTACAAATGGTCAGTTCATGTCAGCACAAGAACTGGAATGGTTTATTACATCATCAGGAAGACAACCATTGCAGAGGAATACAACATACAAACCAATTCTCAGCAATGATTCAGAACAGATGAAGTTCAAAATCGCCTGA
- a CDS encoding TrkH family potassium uptake protein — translation MKYEVILNVLGGLLRFLGAIMILPLLVAIYYGDSLYPFLVAVVITGLTGILLSARYKSSEEWKTREGFAIVALGWLAAAIFGAIPFMLDGISPINAIFESMSGFTTTGATVLLDIEAHSRSILFWRSLTQWLGGMGIIMLFIAILPKLGVAGRQLFRAEAPGPTEDKIKPRIRETAKILWLVYCSISLLEVIALLLAGMSFYDALTHTFTTMACGGFSPYGLSVAAFNSPLIEGIITLFMFISGANFALHYRTLYTDRNSLVKDDEFKFYAAVTLIATAILTFSLWNDMGETILTSFRYAVFQVVSIMTTTGFATVDFNLWTDSAKIVLLAVMFIGGCAGSTSGGIKVVRFLLLLKYGQRALFKSIHPRAVQPIKFNNKTVPDDVMQAIVSFVVIYFMIFAVSTGLLSLMGMDILSSVTASIATLGNIGPGFNLVGPMANFDVVPFVGKMLLIGNMWVGRLEVFTVIVMLTPEFWRR, via the coding sequence TTGAAGTACGAAGTCATATTGAACGTATTAGGTGGTCTCCTCAGGTTTCTGGGTGCCATAATGATTCTTCCTTTACTGGTGGCAATCTATTATGGGGATTCTCTCTATCCATTTCTGGTTGCTGTGGTAATTACCGGGCTTACAGGCATCCTGCTTTCAGCACGTTATAAATCATCGGAAGAATGGAAAACCAGGGAAGGTTTTGCCATTGTTGCACTGGGGTGGCTTGCAGCTGCTATATTTGGTGCTATTCCTTTCATGCTTGATGGCATAAGCCCAATAAATGCGATTTTTGAATCCATGTCCGGTTTTACAACAACCGGAGCAACAGTCCTTCTTGATATTGAAGCTCATTCCAGAAGCATACTTTTCTGGCGTAGTCTTACACAATGGCTGGGTGGTATGGGTATTATCATGCTTTTCATTGCCATTCTTCCAAAACTTGGTGTTGCGGGAAGGCAGTTGTTCAGGGCAGAAGCTCCTGGTCCGACGGAAGATAAGATCAAACCAAGGATCAGAGAAACAGCTAAGATACTATGGTTGGTCTATTGTTCAATTTCTTTGCTGGAGGTCATTGCTCTGCTGCTCGCAGGTATGTCCTTTTATGATGCATTGACCCATACGTTTACGACAATGGCTTGTGGTGGTTTTTCCCCCTACGGTCTGAGTGTTGCTGCATTCAACAGTCCACTTATTGAAGGTATTATTACACTATTCATGTTCATTTCCGGAGCTAACTTTGCTCTACACTACCGCACACTGTACACTGACAGGAACAGCCTTGTGAAAGATGATGAGTTCAAGTTCTATGCTGCAGTTACACTCATTGCAACTGCAATACTAACATTCAGTCTTTGGAATGATATGGGCGAGACAATATTAACATCATTCAGGTATGCAGTATTCCAGGTTGTTTCTATCATGACAACAACCGGTTTTGCAACAGTGGATTTCAATTTATGGACAGATTCTGCAAAGATCGTATTGCTTGCTGTAATGTTCATAGGTGGTTGTGCAGGCTCAACTTCCGGTGGTATTAAAGTTGTAAGGTTCCTTCTTCTCCTTAAATACGGACAGCGTGCTCTTTTTAAGTCAATTCACCCAAGAGCCGTTCAGCCTATCAAATTCAATAACAAAACCGTCCCTGATGATGTAATGCAGGCAATAGTCTCTTTTGTAGTGATCTACTTTATGATATTTGCAGTATCTACTGGTCTTCTTTCCCTAATGGGTATGGATATTCTAAGTTCCGTCACTGCATCAATTGCAACATTGGGTAACATCGGTCCGGGTTTTAATCTTGTAGGTCCAATGGCTAATTTTGATGTTGTCCCTTTTGTTGGAAAAATGTTGCTCATAGGCAATATGTGGGTTGGCAGACTTGAGGTTTTCACTGTGATAGTGATGCTTACTCCTGAATTCTGGAGACGGTAA
- a CDS encoding DUF22 domain-containing protein yields the protein MKKEVIQVVSRDNGELTSRKVKAAPYEFTIATRAKWEMVISDEDVEIRAGEFKKVNVKEIYLDPDMVALPCTFSHHAVVSLIKVGAKGGAKPVDSERVINSAYIIGQESGRVREGDLLAVLNIFPIMFTREAMTPRSL from the coding sequence ATGAAGAAAGAAGTGATCCAGGTAGTTTCAAGGGATAATGGGGAATTGACATCCAGGAAGGTTAAGGCTGCACCTTACGAGTTTACCATTGCAACTCGCGCAAAATGGGAAATGGTAATATCTGATGAGGATGTGGAGATCCGTGCAGGCGAATTCAAGAAGGTCAATGTAAAAGAGATATATCTGGATCCTGATATGGTAGCACTTCCATGTACTTTTTCACACCATGCAGTTGTTTCTCTGATCAAGGTCGGTGCAAAAGGTGGCGCTAAACCTGTGGATAGTGAACGTGTCATTAATTCTGCCTATATTATTGGCCAGGAAAGTGGAAGGGTAAGGGAAGGTGATCTTCTTGCAGTCCTCAATATTTTCCCAATTATGTTCACACGTGAAGCAATGACACCACGTTCCCTCTGA
- the cofC gene encoding 2-phospho-L-lactate guanylyltransferase → MKALIPYKKKNAKSRLSPALTLEEREDFVELMLRDVISSLKEAGIDEIDVLTTPDNGVPKDLDVNVVLSEHDLNEAINAYLEQENKPIFIIMADLPLVRAKHIEDIVSRMEDVVIVPGKGGGTNVIFIKDPSNYYVKYYGSSFLNHCNIAKDRGCSVFIYDSFMLSTDIDEPHDLVEIMLHGHGNSQKYVNERFDMKTGKARAKINAAGDA, encoded by the coding sequence ATGAAAGCATTGATACCTTATAAAAAGAAGAACGCTAAATCAAGGCTTTCACCTGCGCTTACTTTGGAAGAACGTGAGGATTTTGTAGAACTCATGCTAAGAGATGTTATTTCAAGTCTAAAGGAAGCGGGCATAGATGAGATAGATGTACTGACAACACCCGACAATGGTGTTCCTAAAGACCTGGATGTTAATGTTGTTCTTAGCGAGCATGATCTGAATGAAGCCATCAATGCTTATCTGGAACAGGAAAATAAGCCAATATTCATCATAATGGCAGACCTTCCACTGGTTAGGGCAAAACACATAGAAGACATTGTTTCAAGAATGGAGGATGTCGTAATAGTCCCTGGCAAAGGTGGAGGAACAAACGTCATTTTCATAAAAGACCCTTCCAATTACTATGTCAAATATTACGGCTCAAGTTTCCTTAACCATTGCAATATTGCAAAAGACAGAGGATGTTCCGTTTTCATTTATGATTCATTCATGCTCAGCACTGATATTGATGAACCACATGATCTGGTAGAGATAATGCTTCATGGACATGGGAATTCACAAAAATATGTAAATGAAAGGTTTGATATGAAAACAGGCAAGGCCAGAGCAAAGATAAATGCTGCAGGCGATGCATAA
- a CDS encoding Lrp/AsnC family transcriptional regulator, which translates to MDEVDLAILEYLCKDSRMHSTEIATALDLATSTVHKRIEKMRETGIIKEFTVKVDTNEVGLNVTTFIGVNIEQSKRINIINRLKAIEDVLEIYELLEPYDLLLKVRTFDIHSLKENVLQVLGNMDGIKDSQSILTTKCHKEKSCVILKR; encoded by the coding sequence ATGGATGAAGTTGATCTGGCCATATTAGAATACCTTTGCAAAGATTCCCGTATGCACAGCACTGAGATTGCAACAGCTCTTGACCTTGCGACATCCACTGTGCATAAGAGAATTGAAAAGATGCGCGAAACGGGGATAATCAAAGAATTTACTGTCAAGGTGGATACTAACGAAGTTGGTCTTAACGTCACAACTTTCATCGGTGTTAATATCGAGCAGAGTAAGAGGATTAATATAATCAACCGCCTGAAGGCAATCGAAGATGTACTGGAAATCTATGAATTGCTAGAGCCTTATGACCTGCTTTTGAAAGTGCGGACTTTTGATATCCATTCTTTAAAAGAAAATGTTCTGCAGGTGTTGGGTAATATGGATGGTATTAAAGATTCCCAAAGCATACTGACAACTAAATGTCATAAAGAAAAGAGTTGTGTGATTCTTAAAAGATAA
- a CDS encoding 4Fe-4S binding protein — protein sequence MVTINVNKFKCGYCGACVSVCPAGALELVETWIEVNELCTSCGICAKICPVGAIEVKK from the coding sequence ATGGTGACCATCAACGTAAATAAATTCAAATGCGGATATTGTGGGGCATGTGTTAGTGTATGCCCAGCCGGAGCACTTGAATTGGTTGAAACCTGGATCGAAGTAAATGAGTTATGTACTTCTTGCGGCATCTGTGCTAAAATATGCCCTGTCGGAGCTATTGAGGTGAAAAAATGA
- a CDS encoding phytoene desaturase family protein, with translation MKAIIIGSGLGGLLSAAKLSKAGYEVEIFERLPIIGGRFTNIPYQGFQLSTGALHMIPHGPAGPLSQLLREVGANVEIIRKKPVSVIRVPRTRKDTDYKFGYKDILFEDFKAPFSLINRLKLIYYVISTRKNPPTGQSFEDWCRKHIPQDWTYRISDSFFGWALSLKGADVPVEEAFAIIENLYHFGGPGVPMGGCKGVTDALVDIITSNGGTIYTSSEVTGLKLDNDKVTAVIVDGKEHTADLVISDIGHPATANLIGTETNVSGMDEYVHKSKDLKPSAGIKICLSSDKPLIGHGGVLLTPYAKRVNGINEVTNVDPSLAPAGKHLTMAHQCVQWKDLDNLDREIELGLEDLSDIFSGKEYEVLLIQSYSNDWPVNRSPSGADLKNKTPMSNLYVVGDGAKGKGGIEVEGIALGVKNCMHNIIAE, from the coding sequence ATGAAAGCAATTATTATCGGTTCAGGACTGGGAGGGCTTTTGAGCGCAGCAAAGCTTTCAAAAGCAGGATATGAAGTAGAGATATTTGAACGCCTTCCCATTATAGGAGGAAGGTTCACCAACATCCCGTATCAGGGTTTCCAGTTGAGCACCGGTGCATTGCACATGATCCCACACGGACCTGCCGGACCCCTTTCCCAATTATTGAGAGAAGTAGGAGCTAACGTAGAAATAATCCGCAAGAAACCAGTTTCGGTCATAAGAGTTCCACGGACCAGAAAAGATACGGATTATAAGTTCGGCTACAAGGATATTCTTTTTGAGGACTTTAAAGCTCCATTCTCACTTATAAATCGCCTTAAACTCATATATTACGTTATAAGTACCAGAAAAAACCCTCCTACAGGACAATCTTTTGAGGATTGGTGCAGAAAACACATCCCTCAGGACTGGACATACCGTATTTCAGATTCATTCTTTGGATGGGCACTCAGTTTGAAAGGTGCAGACGTACCTGTGGAAGAAGCATTTGCGATCATCGAAAATCTATATCATTTCGGCGGACCGGGAGTCCCAATGGGAGGATGCAAAGGAGTTACCGATGCACTGGTAGATATTATCACATCCAATGGTGGAACCATATACACATCCTCAGAAGTTACAGGTCTTAAATTAGACAATGACAAAGTAACTGCAGTTATCGTAGATGGCAAAGAACATACTGCTGATCTTGTTATTAGTGATATAGGACATCCTGCAACTGCAAACCTGATAGGAACCGAAACAAATGTTAGTGGAATGGATGAATACGTACACAAATCAAAAGACCTTAAACCATCCGCAGGAATAAAGATATGTCTGTCATCAGACAAGCCACTTATAGGACATGGTGGCGTGCTCCTCACACCTTACGCAAAAAGGGTTAACGGTATTAATGAAGTGACAAATGTAGATCCCTCTCTTGCACCGGCTGGAAAACATCTTACAATGGCACATCAATGTGTTCAATGGAAGGATCTTGATAATCTTGACAGGGAAATCGAACTTGGACTTGAAGACCTTAGTGACATTTTCTCAGGAAAAGAATATGAAGTACTTCTGATACAATCATATTCAAATGATTGGCCTGTGAACAGATCCCCCTCAGGTGCAGACCTTAAGAACAAAACTCCAATGTCAAACCTCTACGTAGTAGGAGATGGAGCTAAAGGAAAAGGTGGCATTGAAGTAGAAGGTATTGCTCTGGGTGTTAAGAACTGTATGCATAATATTATTGCAGAGTAA
- the cofH gene encoding 5-amino-6-(D-ribitylamino)uracil--L-tyrosine 4-hydroxyphenyl transferase CofH codes for MYSFINDEIIENARNGEISREEALSLMYIDPFALFSFANELRKDVVGDKVTYVVNRNIYLTNMCAGSCAFCAFKAKNGYILSTEDVLKEVEKAHVAGATEVCVQGGYIPQLNMDYYAELFDAIRSNYPAINMHALSPMEVHYAASMDKMALEEACGILKDCGILTLTGTSAEILVDRVRKIICPDKITRQQWIDTIEASHNVGLRTNSTIMYGHVETVEERLEHIFTIREIQQRTGGFTELIPMPFMPYNNKVGEEMMQSGKFMTTGIEDLRLQAIARIILNGHVDNIQAAWVKLGKKLAQTALYCGANDLGGTLMEDKITTASGGTNGEFTPAEEMEWMIRQTGRVPVQRNALYEEIR; via the coding sequence ATGTACTCTTTTATTAATGACGAAATTATAGAGAATGCAAGAAACGGTGAAATATCAAGAGAGGAAGCTCTTTCCCTGATGTATATTGACCCTTTTGCACTCTTTTCTTTTGCTAATGAATTGCGTAAGGATGTTGTTGGTGACAAGGTAACCTATGTAGTGAACCGCAACATATACCTTACTAATATGTGTGCTGGAAGCTGTGCTTTTTGCGCATTCAAAGCGAAAAACGGGTACATTCTTTCAACGGAAGATGTACTCAAAGAAGTTGAAAAAGCACATGTTGCAGGGGCCACAGAGGTGTGTGTGCAGGGAGGATACATTCCACAACTCAACATGGATTACTATGCAGAGCTTTTTGATGCCATAAGGTCGAATTATCCTGCAATAAATATGCATGCACTTTCACCCATGGAAGTACATTATGCTGCAAGCATGGATAAGATGGCTCTGGAGGAAGCATGCGGAATTCTCAAAGATTGTGGAATACTGACACTAACAGGCACATCTGCAGAAATACTTGTTGACCGTGTCAGGAAAATCATCTGCCCGGACAAGATCACAAGGCAACAGTGGATAGATACTATTGAAGCTTCACATAACGTTGGCCTGAGGACTAATTCTACGATAATGTACGGACATGTGGAAACCGTTGAAGAAAGACTGGAACACATATTCACCATAAGGGAAATACAGCAACGTACTGGTGGTTTCACAGAACTTATACCCATGCCATTCATGCCATATAATAACAAAGTAGGTGAAGAGATGATGCAGTCCGGAAAGTTCATGACCACTGGCATCGAGGATCTACGCCTGCAGGCAATAGCAAGAATAATATTAAACGGGCATGTTGATAATATTCAGGCAGCCTGGGTAAAACTTGGAAAAAAGCTGGCGCAGACAGCACTTTACTGTGGTGCGAATGATCTTGGAGGCACACTAATGGAAGATAAGATCACCACGGCATCAGGGGGAACAAATGGAGAGTTTACTCCTGCTGAAGAAATGGAATGGATGATTCGCCAGACAGGACGTGTGCCTGTTCAAAGGAATGCATTGTATGAGGAAATACGATGA
- a CDS encoding NAD(P)/FAD-dependent oxidoreductase, protein MKNEYDVVVIGAGPAGSITAKTAAEKGLSVLLIEKRQEIGDPVRCAEGVSKVWLRKHIEPDHRWICADVKGSRIFAPDGTMIEMAEEIAGGEVGYVLERKIFDRALAYEASKAGADVMVKTRATDLIIENNFIKGVKVSHLGQSYDIKAKIVIGADGVESKVGRWAGIDTAIKPADIETCAQYLMSGTGIDQNYCYFYLGNDVAPAGYVWIFPKGNDMANVGIGIMGNKSGNGKHAIDYLNDFVNDKYPDAKILEVDVGGVPVCGSIEKTIANGLMLVGDAARQSDPITGGGIINAMEAGKIAGEVAYNAISKGDVSANALNEYEIKWRETIGREIDNSLIVKDTFVKFTDKELNSLGHSLEGVNFSSMSLIELLYALFKANKKLLWDLRILFKNVVKYELDFER, encoded by the coding sequence ATGAAAAACGAATATGATGTTGTGGTCATAGGTGCCGGCCCAGCAGGATCAATAACTGCAAAAACAGCCGCTGAAAAAGGTCTCAGTGTCTTATTGATCGAGAAAAGACAGGAGATAGGCGATCCCGTAAGATGTGCCGAGGGAGTAAGCAAAGTATGGCTCAGAAAGCATATAGAGCCTGACCACCGCTGGATATGCGCAGACGTAAAAGGTTCACGCATCTTTGCCCCTGACGGGACAATGATAGAAATGGCAGAAGAGATTGCAGGCGGAGAAGTCGGATATGTTCTCGAACGTAAGATCTTTGACAGGGCCCTTGCCTACGAAGCCTCAAAAGCCGGTGCAGATGTAATGGTAAAAACCAGAGCCACTGATCTTATTATTGAAAATAATTTTATAAAAGGCGTGAAAGTATCTCATCTTGGCCAGTCCTATGATATCAAAGCAAAGATAGTCATTGGTGCCGATGGAGTAGAATCAAAGGTAGGAAGATGGGCGGGAATTGACACTGCAATAAAACCAGCAGATATTGAAACCTGTGCCCAGTATCTTATGAGCGGTACGGGTATTGACCAGAACTATTGTTACTTCTATCTCGGTAATGATGTCGCACCTGCAGGTTATGTCTGGATTTTCCCTAAAGGAAATGATATGGCTAATGTTGGTATTGGTATAATGGGTAACAAATCAGGTAATGGAAAACATGCAATTGATTACCTGAACGATTTTGTGAATGACAAATACCCGGATGCAAAAATACTGGAGGTCGATGTTGGTGGAGTTCCTGTATGCGGCAGTATTGAAAAAACCATTGCAAACGGACTGATGTTAGTAGGAGATGCAGCCAGGCAGTCTGACCCCATCACAGGCGGCGGAATCATCAATGCGATGGAAGCTGGAAAAATTGCTGGTGAGGTAGCATACAATGCCATATCCAAAGGTGATGTCTCTGCAAACGCGCTTAATGAATATGAGATAAAGTGGCGGGAAACTATCGGTCGTGAGATTGACAACAGCCTGATAGTAAAGGATACATTTGTTAAATTTACTGACAAGGAACTTAATTCACTGGGACATTCTCTGGAAGGAGTTAATTTCTCAAGCATGAGCCTGATTGAGCTCCTTTATGCGCTATTCAAAGCAAATAAGAAACTCCTCTGGGATTTAAGGATACTTTTCAAGAACGTAGTCAAGTATGAACTTGACTTTGAAAGATAA
- a CDS encoding 4Fe-4S binding protein codes for MKVNENCVGCGQCAAFCRFGAIEIRGKASFTPACIECRACAAYCPVKAIEA; via the coding sequence ATGAAAGTAAACGAAAACTGTGTAGGATGTGGCCAATGTGCTGCTTTTTGTAGATTTGGAGCCATTGAGATCAGAGGAAAGGCGAGTTTTACTCCTGCCTGCATAGAGTGCAGAGCATGTGCCGCATACTGTCCGGTTAAAGCAATAGAGGCATAG
- the cofG gene encoding 7,8-didemethyl-8-hydroxy-5-deazariboflavin synthase subunit CofG → MDEFVTFCRNVFVPVTNICRNKCRYCTFRCDPDDPDAKLMKIDEILPILEDGKKAGCTEVLFTFGEYAEEVPRYKEWLEELGYSKTVDYIYELCKVAINTGLLPHTNAGVLNYTELEKLKPLNASMGLMLETTADVAAHEGSPGKIPSKRIKTIRYAGELHIPFTTGILIGIGETLDDRINSLITIAELHEEYGHIQEVIIQNFTPKPDTPMADMPSPTDEEMMQAILIAREILPDDIAIQVAPNLIDPYILIQCGASDLGGISPTTIDWINPEAEWPSVSELKEMVHETELKERLPIYPQYIKKGWYSENLKDLINSLADDDGYRKL, encoded by the coding sequence ATGGACGAATTTGTAACATTCTGCCGCAATGTCTTCGTACCCGTCACAAATATTTGCAGGAATAAATGCAGGTATTGTACATTCAGGTGCGACCCGGATGATCCGGATGCAAAACTTATGAAGATAGATGAAATTTTGCCGATCCTGGAAGATGGTAAAAAAGCAGGATGCACAGAAGTTCTTTTTACATTCGGAGAATATGCGGAGGAAGTTCCCAGGTATAAAGAATGGCTGGAGGAATTGGGATACAGCAAAACAGTAGACTACATATATGAATTGTGTAAAGTAGCCATTAATACAGGCCTTTTGCCACATACCAATGCAGGTGTACTGAATTATACGGAACTTGAGAAGCTAAAACCCCTGAATGCCAGCATGGGATTAATGTTAGAGACTACAGCAGACGTAGCTGCACATGAAGGCTCTCCCGGAAAGATACCTTCAAAAAGAATTAAAACGATACGTTACGCTGGTGAGCTCCATATACCCTTTACAACAGGCATACTCATAGGTATAGGTGAGACACTTGATGACAGGATCAATTCCCTGATCACCATTGCCGAACTACATGAAGAATATGGACACATACAGGAAGTCATAATACAGAACTTCACTCCCAAACCGGATACACCAATGGCGGATATGCCTTCCCCTACCGATGAAGAGATGATGCAGGCCATACTGATAGCAAGGGAGATACTCCCGGACGATATAGCAATACAGGTTGCGCCAAACCTGATTGACCCATATATCCTTATCCAGTGTGGTGCCAGTGACCTGGGAGGGATCTCACCAACCACTATCGACTGGATAAATCCTGAAGCCGAATGGCCAAGTGTGTCTGAATTGAAGGAAATGGTGCATGAGACAGAACTTAAAGAAAGACTTCCAATTTATCCGCAGTACATTAAGAAAGGGTGGTACAGCGAAAATCTGAAAGACCTGATCAACAGTCTTGCAGACGATGATGGATATCGGAAACTTTGA
- the trkA gene encoding Trk system potassium transporter TrkA gives MKIVIIGAGEVGYHIAKALYQTNDVVIVDQNEEACARADELDVHVIHGNGANVSILHEALENAGLLVAVTGSDEVNIVACMASKLTVHDATKLKTVARVSNPDYIDKPVAKRPKIGIDIMVCPELTLASEVAEILAIPSAIDAELFADGKVEMMEFVVPSDHKIVGKQMQDLHLANCCIVSALFRDAEVIIPHGGDVIESNDHIVVIGKPAAMKEVRDLFGEKTGKRSKVMIIGGGVVGFYLAKMVANSELNGQFDLKIIESDKDRSLEIAEELPDVLVLNGDGTDINLLKEEGISEMDVVISVTNSDEKNLLCALLAKQLGVKKVIARSDRSDYVSLFEMVGVDSAVSPRQATVNEVLKLTFGQGIESITTIEGEKAEIVEYTASKKSKIVGKPLKNVKFPSGAIISMVVHNGNTVVPRGEYVIKEGDRVVVFCLQSANAEVERLFK, from the coding sequence ATGAAGATCGTGATTATTGGTGCTGGTGAGGTTGGTTATCATATTGCTAAGGCTCTTTACCAGACGAATGATGTTGTGATAGTTGACCAGAATGAGGAAGCATGTGCACGTGCAGATGAGCTTGATGTCCACGTAATTCATGGCAATGGTGCCAACGTTTCCATTCTTCATGAAGCTCTTGAAAATGCAGGTCTTCTGGTTGCTGTTACAGGTTCGGATGAGGTGAACATCGTTGCATGTATGGCTTCAAAGCTTACTGTACACGATGCTACTAAATTGAAAACAGTTGCAAGGGTAAGCAATCCTGATTATATTGACAAGCCTGTGGCTAAAAGGCCTAAGATTGGAATTGACATCATGGTCTGCCCGGAGCTAACTCTTGCATCAGAAGTTGCAGAGATCCTTGCTATTCCTTCTGCTATCGATGCAGAACTTTTTGCCGACGGTAAGGTTGAAATGATGGAATTTGTGGTTCCATCTGACCATAAGATTGTCGGGAAACAAATGCAGGATCTTCATCTTGCAAATTGCTGCATAGTAAGTGCGCTTTTCAGGGATGCAGAGGTTATCATTCCACATGGTGGGGATGTAATCGAAAGTAATGATCACATAGTTGTTATCGGTAAACCTGCTGCCATGAAAGAAGTCCGTGATCTTTTCGGGGAAAAGACGGGTAAAAGAAGCAAAGTAATGATAATCGGTGGTGGTGTAGTTGGTTTCTACCTTGCTAAAATGGTAGCAAATAGTGAATTGAATGGTCAATTCGATCTAAAGATTATTGAATCCGATAAGGACAGGTCCCTTGAAATTGCAGAGGAACTCCCCGATGTATTAGTTCTTAATGGTGATGGAACAGATATCAATCTCCTGAAGGAAGAAGGTATTTCTGAGATGGATGTTGTTATTTCCGTGACCAATAGTGACGAAAAGAATCTTTTGTGTGCCTTGCTTGCCAAACAGCTCGGTGTGAAAAAGGTTATTGCCAGATCAGATCGCTCAGATTATGTTTCATTGTTTGAGATGGTGGGCGTTGACAGTGCAGTAAGTCCAAGGCAGGCCACAGTTAATGAAGTCCTGAAACTGACATTTGGCCAGGGAATTGAGTCGATCACTACTATTGAAGGTGAAAAGGCTGAGATCGTAGAGTATACCGCCTCTAAGAAGTCAAAGATTGTGGGCAAACCCCTGAAAAATGTAAAATTCCCTTCTGGTGCTATTATTAGTATGGTTGTCCACAATGGAAATACAGTTGTTCCACGTGGTGAATATGTTATTAAGGAAGGAGATCGTGTAGTTGTCTTCTGTCTCCAGTCCGCAAACGCTGAAGTTGAGAGGCTGTTCAAGTAG